The genomic region AGCAGCCTGATACGCTTGGAGTTTTCACAGTCTGTgacaaagaaggaagagagggccTGAGGGGGCAGGCAGAGGTTCAAACTCGGATTCTGAGTGGCTCAAAATATGGCTTCGCACAGTTGGTGGATGGTGACATAATTCTTTGGTCAATTGAAGCCCTCAGAACTGTCTCTTGGAGGCATCTCAATATCTCTTTTGATTGCACAGAAGTGACCATTCTCCCTAAGTTCTGGCATATGGCCCGTTCTTATCTATACTTTATAACACTAATAATCGTTTAAGATTGTTTTGTGCATCTCCCTGGGTATTATAATAGCTGATAAGAGAGCAATTAGGCATGTTGCACTTGCTGCCATATTAACTTAGAAATTCAGGTTACTAATATTAGACTTAACTGGAAGAAACTGAAGCCAGTTCAATGTCGGAGAGGAAACAAGGATGGTCGGAATTACAGGAAAGGTAATTTGGGGGTCAAATCCTCAAAGTAGCTGGAAGGAGTGCCCCAGGGACATAGATTTGAAAGGGAGGGTTGCTTTGGACAAGTGGAAAGACACTTGTTTCTCGAAGATGCTACATCAGGATGTGACTGTGAAGATAAAAGAAGTAGCTGCAGGGTTTCACATTATAGtctctattttctcttctgtaagtcAGGGGAACCAGGTGTGTGAGCGTTTGGGCTGATGGAGGAGAGTTAGAAGAGCAGTTGGATGTTGAGGGCTGCTGAGAGGAGATGAAAAGTGGCAAACTGGCCTCACGGTGTGATGGCATTCTGTCCCGAGAAGTGAAGGAGTTCTGCAGCCTGTCCTCGACTCCAGTCACGTCTCACCACGAGGGAGATACAAGCCCAAAGAGCAATGACAAAGCAGGGTCGAGTTTTCGAATTTTGTCCAGTCAGCTCTGGCTTTGGCCCAAACCCCGTGACATTTAACTAGTAGATTCTGCTGGGTCTTCTTCCAAGTGTTCTTTCCTAAGCTGCTTGGAACATCAGACCAGACAAGCCTCAACACTCGCTCTGTTCACTGGACCCCCACTGACCCCCCTGACCTAACCTCTTCTCAGTCTCCCCACTGTGAGGGGAGCAGAGGCCAGACAGGCAGCCTGTGAGCACCGGGGCCTGGGGAGGCAGCGGTTTTCAGAGGACTCTGACTATTCAGCCTTTGGGAAgcgagagaggaagggagggaaagagaaagacaaagacaggcTCTGCTCTCCCTGCAGGTGGAGAGCAGAGCCTGTCTCTGCTCCCTCCCATCCAGCCCTTCCATTTAGGTCTCTTCCCACTTAGAAAGTCTCAGCTTCTGCAGAATTATGGATACCTGGCTCCCCTGTGAAGGAAACCCTGTGATCAGCTCTTGGTCCAGACATCCAGTGAGTGGGGGCTTATCTCCATGGCGAATTAAAGGCTGTGGTTGCAAATTCAAGAGctgtggtgggtgggtggatggggggGTACTGGCCTCCGAAGCTTTTCCTTGGAGTCCTGTCATGCCTTCTCACCAGAATTCCCAGCAGCACTGGAAGgggcaagaaaagaaagtcacagCCACACTCATTCACAATTAGTATTTTAGAGAGATGACTCCATAACTACAAAGAGGTACAGTCAGGTCGTGGTATCTGATCAACCAGGTTCTCGGGGAGGAGCAAGCAAGCCTGCCCTACCCATCCTTGGATCGGGAGTGAAGAGCGGCCCGGCGCTTCTCCTGGGGCCCGGCCCGCAGCGCACCGAGGCTCACCGCTGTCCTCTGCTTCCTAACAGGATGTGCGGCAGCTTCCTGAGGCGGGTGGCGGCGGAGGAAAGCCGGCACCCCACCCCCGTGGGCCGCCTCCTGCTTCCCGCGCTCCTGGGGCTCCGCCTGGTGCTGCTGGCCGCCGGCGGGACGGGGGTCTTCGGCGGCAGCGAGGAGCAGAGCGAGTTCGTGTGTCACACTCAGCAGGCGGGCTGCAAGGCCGTGTGCTACGATGCCTTCCACCCCCTCTCCCCGCTGCGCTTCTGGGCCTTCCAGGTCACGCTGGTGGCTGTGCCCAGCGCCCTCTACATGGGTTTCATTCTGTATCACGTCATCTGGCACTGGGAGGCATCGGAAAAGGTGAAGACGGAAGAAGAGACGCTGAGCCAAGGGGAGAAGGGCGGAGAGGCCTCGGGGGCTGGCAGCTCCAGGCTGCTCTGGGCCTACGTGGCACAGCTCGGGGTGCGACTGGCCCTTGAGGGGGCAGCCTTGGGGGGGCAGTACCACCTGTACGGGTTCAGGATGCCCAGCTCCTTTGTGTGTCGTCTAGAGCCCTGCCTTGGCAGTACCAACTGTTACCTCTCTCGCCCCTCTGAGAAGAGCATCTTCTTGAAGACCATGTTTGGGGTCACGGGGCTCTGTCTCTTGTTCACGCTTTTGGAGCTTGTCCTCCTGGGcctggggagatggtggaggatcTGGAGGCACAAATCCCCCTCTTCTAATTACTCCCCAACTTCACAGAGTGCCAAAAGATGCAAGGCACCCACGGATAACTTCCCAGTGGTGGAAATAAGAGAACGGCCCGGAGAAGCAGGCGAGAGGGGCTCTGAGGTCCCTCTTTCTGCCCGCCCCTGATGTATGGATCCTGAAGGTCCCCCAGGGTGGGTCCCTCACCCTCTGGGGAGCACAACGCCCCCATAAGCTATAAAGTAGAAAAGCAGGGTCTCAGCAAATGTGTCCTGACCACCCAACAGCTGGAtggttccttccaatgaatcagggCCAGAGTACTCAGCGCATTTTACCTCCTGCCCTTCCGTTTAGGTCTCTTCCCACTTAGACAAAGTCTCAGCTTCTGCAGAGTTATGAAGACACCTGGCTCCCCTGTGAAGGAAACCCCGTGATCAGCTCTTGGTCCAGACATCCAGTGAGTGGGGGTGTAGCTCCATGGCAAATTAAAGGCTGTGGCTGCGAATCCAAGAgccatggtggggtggggggtgagacCTGGTGTCCGAAGCTTTTCCTTGGAGAGTCCTGTCGTGCCTTCTCACCAGAATTCCCCGGTGTCAGCATCACAGCTTTCACAGGCTTGTTTCCAGAGTTGGCCAGCAGAAGCCTCCATAAAACAGCACCTTTCCCTGTCCTGCACAATAAATCCTGACCACCGAGCTGGCATTCCTGTTGCTGAGGACAATCCTCTTTCCTGTCTCAATGGGTCTCCTCCTCTTTCCAGCTGTCCACGTCCTCTGCTCCCCCACCTTCGAAGTCCTGTAACCAAAAATGTGCCCAGTCCCGCAGCATAGGTCTTATTAAGAAACCCTGGCTTTTCACTCATATATAACCCAGGGTCCTTTATGTAGATTTGATGTATTCAAACACTTGGCTACACTCTTTTGGAAGATTACTatgactactttttaaaattcatagtccTCAATATAACACAGAAATCATTACTGCTGATTCAGAGCTAATAGTAAGGAACATTTATATCACAGTATGATTCAGTAGGTAATCTAATGCTGAGTATCAGGCTGCTTTTTTATtgagtctctcagtcatttcGGTCCAAAAGCTTTCCAGCCTTCCACCTTTTTGCAGAAACATCTCCTTTCTCAGCTCTTCCTTGCCCTCAAATTCTCAAGAAAGAGCGGTTTCCAGGTTTGCAAATGGAATCTCAAAGGATCCTCCAGTAAATTAGGAAGGTTTATTCCGAAGGAAAGACATCTGGTTCCCCAAAGACACTCTGGCAACAGCtatcaaaataataatgttttatttctgctACACAGTGTTTCATAAAGAATCTGGTATTTAGTTATAACCAGAGCCCAGCCAAGAAAAAAGCAACTGGCATCATTCTGAATTTCTCCTTGATGGTGTCCCTTTTTAAATAGCATTATTGAGATGTAGGTTACATAccatataattcacccatttgaagtatacaattcaatgacTTTTAGTATAGTCACAGAGCTGTGTATCCATAATACCAACAGTTTAAGAACATTTCATCAACTCAAAAAGAAACTCTAAAATACTTAGCTTTTATCCCCAAATCCCCATACCCGTTCAGACATAAGCAATCACTAATCTATgttctgtctctacagattttCTTAGGGTGGGCTTTACCTACAAATGGACCCATGCAGTGTGTGGTCTTTCGTGCCTGGCATCTTTCCCTTAGCATCatgcacttcattccttttatgactgagtgttatttcattgtatggctataccacattttatttattcattttagaggctgtggacatttgggttgtttccactttggggctattatgaaaaaTGGTGCCATGAACATTCATGTGCGAATTTCTGTGTGAACACATACTTTCTGGTCTCTTTGGTAGATACCTGGGAGTGAAGGTACTGGGGCACATGGTAACGTTGTTTAACCTGTGAAGGGACTGTCTAActtttttccacagcagctgtaccAGTTACTGTTTTACACTCCTAGTAGCAATGTATAAATGGGTTCCAGTTTAtccacatccttgctaacatTTCGTATTATCTTTTTTccctgtttgatttttaaattctagccatcctagtgggtgaaatgatatttcattgtggttttgatttgcattttcctaatgactaatgatgttgagtatcttttcatgtgcttattggccatttgtacagCTGCTTTGGAGGAACGTTTAtttaaatcctttgcccattttaaaaaaattgggttgtttgtaatTTTGTTGTTGAGTTCTTCTTGTGTGATCTTCATCACAAGTATGATTCCAAATATTCTCTCCATTCAGTGGGTGGTCTTTCATTTAATTGACAGCATCCTTTGATGCacaggtttttaattttgatgaaatccagtttatcaatttttttcttttgttgcttatgaTTTTGGTGTTATAGCTAAGAAACTATTGCCTAGTCCATGACTATGAAGCTTACATCTAACTttccttctaaaagttttatagttttagctttacatttaggtctttgattttgaattaatttttgtatatgttatgAGACagggtccagcttcattcttctccATGTAGATATCCAGCTGTCCCAGCATTATTTGTCGAAAAGTTTATTTTCCCTACATATAATAGTTTTTGGCACcattgttgaaaatcaattgctTGGTGATGTATGGCATCGTTTCTGTATTCTCAATTtgattccattgatctatgtatctattCTTATGGCAGTACCacgttttaattactgtagctttgtaataatgTTTGAAATTGGGAAGTGTCCATCttcctgctttgttcttctttgttaAGATTGTTTAGCCAATTGAGATCCCCTGAAATTCCATATGAATAAAATTGTAAATTAGGGAGCCTCAATATTTTCAGTAAAGAAGGATGCTCATTTCGGAAGTATGGCAGGATTGAAGACACAGAGACATTAAAGAGATACAGTTCAAAACAAAGGCAGACatacagatacacagacacaccacAGATACTCATGTTTGCATCAGTAACAGATGAGAGCCCCTCTTCTTGCTTGGCTCATATTTAAGACTCAGATTCCTTCTCTCtattttttctcctctgcttGGCGGACTGTGCAGCCTGTGGGACTCAGGGTCTTAGTCCCCCCACCGGGGACCAGGAATGGAATTGGGCTCCACAGTgcagcgcagagtcctaaccactgggccacagggAATGCCCGCAGATTCCTTCTCAATATGGTATTCCAATTCACAAAGAAAATGCAGCTATCAGTTTTCTAATTTAAACATTTAAGACATTGTATAGAACTTCCATCAAAACCCCAAAACAGTGACCACAGGAACCCCCTTTCCAAATCATCTGATCATACCGTTAGTAACCAGTTATGGAGCATATTACAGGAAAGGCAGTATCTGATTTTGGGACACAAGAAGAATGAAACATTTCTTTCATAAGAAAAGGAATAGAGTGGGAAGaatacacaactgagcacctcAGAAACACAAGATCAAAGCTCCATTGAAGAGAAACAAATGGTTCCCTGAGACAGGCAAGCATCTTGCGTGTTGAAAGCCTCAATGGATGCTCCTTTGGAGAGCAAAATGGTTGCTGTCTTCAAGTTGGGTACCAAAAGTCAATTCATTTGTgcttctgaatctttttttttaatcattcatttcatttttggctgtgctaggtcttggctgctgcgtgggcttttctctagttgaggagaGCGGGGAATACCCTCTAGgcgtggtgcccaggcttctcagtgtggtggcttctcttattacaGAGCACGGGCCCTAGAGGGCCAGCTTCGGCAGTTGCTGTGGGtgtgctcagcagttgtggccctccggctctagagcacaactGTGGCGCACGGACTTAGtggctctgcggcatgtgggatcttcccagaccggggatcaaacccgtgtctcctgcattggcaggcggattctttaccactgagccaccagggaagccccccacgcTTCGGAATCTTAAGCACTCCCATCGAAAACACCTGATTTCTTTCCACTCTCCCGGTCCCATTGGCCTTTCGCAACATCCTCACAACAGCTACAGCTTCAGCTCCACTCCCCAGGTGCCGCTTTCACACCCTGGTCTTGACCGTCTCGGGTGGGAGGGTCAGGAACAGCTCTAGCACCAGCAGCTGCTCCTTCCTAGCATCTTAGACAACAGCGGCTCACAGATCACCCAAAAGCTGACACAGAACATCCTCAGCCTACAGACTTCCTCTGCATCGAACCACCTAAAATACTGGTGGGAAGTCTCAAACCTGGGGGAAACCATCTAACCCTAGGTTCTTCCCCCTACCTTAATTATTAGAACCACTATCTGCACTGGCTGAGTGTGCCCCATGCCCTGAGGTTGGGCTTCCTCTTCCTGGTGTGTCCCCTGTgctggggaagaaagagaaatcaggGTGGTAGGGTGATCAGATGGCTCCCCACTAGGTCGTGGGGGCTAAACACTCCCTTTCCTGCTCGCCTCCCAGAAAGCTGGCTCTCCAGTCGGCCCAGGAGACTCCAGGAGAGTTGAGCTTTGAGTGGGTGGGTTTTGTGGGAGCAGCAAGAAATCCTGCCTTTTGAGCATCTCAACTAGACCTCGGGGTTGGAGGTCAAGAACGGGTTCCTTTcctgtgtctgtgtatctgtaCGTCTGCCTTTGTACTGACAGAATGAAGCTGAACAAAAAAGGACAACTTCAGAAAAAGCCAGCCTGTGGGGCAAGGCGCCTCCTTAGCCCCGCTTGCAGCGGGGCTGCACAGACGCCCCCAGCCCCAGGTTCTCCGCCTGGCCCTCCACGCCGCTAGGGTGTACCTCGCCCGGAATGCCTTTCTGGGCAGCAGCTAGCCTAGAATTCTAGACCCTAAATCTTCCGGGAGCAGCCGGCAAACCGGAAGGACAAGTTCATTAGCACCTCCCTGTTTGGTTCCACCAGCAGCCGCTGCAGCTGCGGTAGCACCACCATACTCCCGCGCGCCCCGCAAACCGACGCGCGCCTCGAAGCCTCTCTAGGCTTCCCGGGGGACTTCCGCATCGTTATTGTTGGTCCCGTCGCAGCCCGCCGTTCTGTCACTTCCTACGGGCCTTCTTCGCGCGGAAACCGGCGCCCCCGCTGGATCGCGAACCGCAGAGGAGTTCGGCGGCCCCGGGTCCGAAGGCCACCGCCCGCCGCCCGCAGGCGACTCATCCGGGACAGAGGGGCGGCATGGAGGCCGAGGACTTCCAGGAGGAGCTGACCTGCGCCATCTGCCTGGACTATTTCGAGGACCCGGTGTCCATCGAGTGCGGCCACAACTTCTGCCGCGGCTGCCTGTGCCGCACGTGGGCGCCGGGCGGTAGCCCCGTCCGCTGCCCCGAGTGTCGGCGGCCGTCGGCGCCCGCCTCGATGAGGCCCAACTGGGCCCTGGCCCGGCTGACCGAGAGGAT from Bos javanicus breed banteng chromosome 25, ARS-OSU_banteng_1.0, whole genome shotgun sequence harbors:
- the GJC3 gene encoding gap junction gamma-3 protein, which translates into the protein MCGSFLRRVAAEESRHPTPVGRLLLPALLGLRLVLLAAGGTGVFGGSEEQSEFVCHTQQAGCKAVCYDAFHPLSPLRFWAFQVTLVAVPSALYMGFILYHVIWHWEASEKVKTEEETLSQGEKGGEASGAGSSRLLWAYVAQLGVRLALEGAALGGQYHLYGFRMPSSFVCRLEPCLGSTNCYLSRPSEKSIFLKTMFGVTGLCLLFTLLELVLLGLGRWWRIWRHKSPSSNYSPTSQSAKRCKAPTDNFPVVEIRERPGEAGERGSEVPLSARP